The segment CGATCAACGGGAATGAAGTCGTTTCGTACCCGTGAACTGAAGCATGTCCATTCCTAAGAGTATAAAGAACGGACGCCGTCTCGATTTTCGGGGCGGCGTTTTTTCAGGCTATCTCATATAGACGAGATTCTGAACTGTTAGATGTCGTCGTCATCTTCCTCGTCGTCGCAGTCGTCGAGAAACGGTTTCGAACGATGTTTTACGAGGGTGACTTGGTTTCCCGTTTCGCTGAAATGAATTTCATCCATAAAGGTCTTCATCAGGAGAACCCCGCGGCCACATGGTTTTTCAAGGTTGGCAGGATCGGCCGGGTCGGGGAGGGTGGACTGGTCAAAACCGGCTCCCTCATCACGAACGATGTAAGTTGCTTTCTCGGGAGTTAATGTCGCCGTGATGTGAATTCGACGGCTCTGGTAAGGGTCCTGATGACGTCGTTCTTCGGCCAGGTTGTAGTATGCCTGATGATCTTGTTCGCGAAGGGCAGAACTGATTTCGAGGTTGCCGTGATAATACGCATTCAGGATTGCTTCATCGAGGGCGATGCCGACGCGAAGGCGTTCGGTTTCATCGCAGAACCTCATGCGGGTGACTTCTTCCTGCAGATAACTGACCAGCGAGGAGATCAGAGCTGGATCATTCTCGATACAGAATTCGGTTTCGTTGCGGGTCATCCGGTAAGTCATTAACCGGGTCTGGGCGCTTTGAGCTTCGGCAGTGGAAAGAACTCGTTCGACAATATCGCGCAGGTCTTTGGCCATTCGGGGTTTGGAGACGTAACTGGCAGCACCCTGTTGGAGTGCTTGGACGGCAACAGTTTCGGAACCTTCTCCCGTCAGAATGATCACCGGGATCAGGCGGTATTCTTTCTTGATCGTCGAGACGAGTTCGAGACCATCCATCTCGGGCATTTGAAGATCGGTGAGAACTATGTCCGGGATATGATCTTCGATCGCTTCCAGCGCCTCAACTCCATTGGAAGCGAAGACGATATTCACGTCCGGGATTTTTTTCATGAGACCACCTACCCGAATTCGATCGGCGGCGGAATCGTCAACAACAAGAATTGTCGGCATCGTTAAACCCGTTTCATCCTGGACGAAAGATGGTGAAAAGTAGACTTTCAACGACCTGTTCGTTCTCTGACTCGTGGGGGCTTCCCGTATATTATTCAGCGCTCAGAACGCTGACGGTCGCCTCGGCCCAGATATTATTCTAACCAGTTCGGAATCCAATTAAAAACCCCTTTAATTATTAGAAGAGCTCAAATTCCTTGTCTAAAGGGATTCAAGTCGGGTGAATGGAGTAGAGCGATCGGGAAATCAAGGCTGTCTAGGAAGATGGACCGAGATTAATGTACCGTTTCAGAATCTCGGAGATGCGTTCGACCTGGGGTTTGAGTTTCTCCAATTGAATTCCGGCTTCCTCTCCCTGTTTAGCTTTCGCAGCCTTTTCTACCGCTGCTGCCAGTTCGCAGGTTTCTTCCATTCCCAAGGTCCGCAACGTTCCTCGCAGTGTGTGTGCATGTCGTTTCAGGTGGTCCCAATTCTCATTGGCGAGAGACTGTTCGGCTTTCGTGAGCACCTCGGGTGATTCAATCAGAACAGCCGATACGAAGTCTCGAAGCAACTCTTCGTCATGATCGACGGCTTCCAAGGCTGATTCAATACAGCGTTTTTCGTCGTCGCTGGCATTGTCGAGAAAATTGTTGAGCTCACTGGGTTTGGTGTCGAGAGAAGCTTCTTGTGGCTCGACTTTGACAATTTTGATCGAGGGTTCTTTATTGGCAGCGGCCAGAAACTCAATGGTTTCGTAGACCTGCCGGGAACGAATGGGTTTAGCGAGATAACCATCCATTCCCTGGTCGAGGCAGCGTTGGCGATCACCTTTCATGGCATGCGCGGTCATCGCGACGATGGGGGTATGCCGCTCGGAACCTGCCTCGAAATTGCGAATTTCTCGAGTTGCTTCGAACCCATCCATTTCTGGCATTTGCACATCCATAAGAATGACGTCAAAGGTTTCCTTATGAACGGCCAGCACCGCCTGTTTTCCATTCGAAACGACGCTCACGTGATGCCCTCGTTTCTCCAGAAGGCCGACAGCCAGTTTCTGATTTGCCAGACTGTCTTCGGCTAATAGAATATTCAGACCGTTCGCGACTCGGGTTTGAGTCGACGGACTTTGGTCATCGTCGAGGAGTGAGGTTCCTCCGATCGTCGAAATTACTGTGTCGAAAAGTTCGGACTGTTTGACCGGTTTGATCAGGTAGGCAGCAACTTCGAAGCTTTTGCATTTATCACGATCACCCGGACGGTCGCCCGAGGTCAGCATCAGGATGGTTGGATTCGAAATCTCTTTGTCTTTTCGAATCTCTTCAACCAGCATGAAGCCATCTTGATCAGGCATATTCACATCGCTGAGAATCAGGTCAAAGGCCTGGCCGTGCTGCTGTGCATGGTGCAATTGCTCAAGAGCCTGTTTCACATTCGAGGCGGTGACCGGATACATATTCCAGCTGAGCAGCATCTCTTTAAGGATGCGTCGGTTATTAGCGTTGTCGTCAACAACTAAAACCCGTAGTCCTGTCAAATCCTGATCCATGACGAGTTTTTTCATCGGCAGTGCATCGCTGTCTGCTTTCAGAAATCGGGCCGTGAAGGCAAAGGTACTTCCTTTATCCATCTGGCTTTTGACTCGAATGTCGCCTTGCATCAAATCGACCAACCGTCGGGAGATCGATAGACCGAGTCCCGTTCCGCCGAAGCGCCTCGTCGTGGAGGTATCGGCCTGTTCGAAGACGTCGAAAATGTGATCGAGCTTGTCTGGGGAAATGCCGATACCGGTGTCTCTAACAGAGAACTGCAACTCCCAATCTTCCTCGGTCTCTTCGATCACTTCGACTTTCAGCAGGACTTCTCCTCGTGGGGTAAACTTGATCGCGTTGCCGACCAGGTTAATCAAAATCTGACGAAGACGGTGTGGGTCACCCACGACGACGTCGGGAACATTCGGACGGATGTCGGTGATCAATTCCAGCCAGTTTTTACCTGCCCGGACGGATAGGGTTTTCATCGTGTCGCCGACATTTTCATGCAGTTCAAATGGAACACATTCCAGTTCCAACTTGCCTGCTTCGATTTTTGAGAAGTCGAGAATGTCGTTAATAATGGAGAGCAGCGATTCTGCCGAGGCAAGTACCATCTCCAGATAGTCGCGCTGGTCGCCGGTTAGTTTGGTATCGAGTACGAGTTCCGTCATTCCGATGACGGCATTCATAGGCGTACGAATTTCGTGACTCATATTGGCGAGAAAGTCGCTCTTGGCCCGGTTAGCGCTGTCGGCTGCTTCTTTGGCGGCCTGGAGTGCTGCTTCTGCCTGTTTCTGTGACGTCATATCCAGCGCGAAGTAGATTGTCTCTTTGCGACTGTCTTCATCACTGAGTTGAGTCATTCCGACATAGACCGGAATTCTCGAATTGTCTTTTCGGATGTACTCCATTTCCAGTGGAGGCCGTTTGCCGGTTTCGGAGAGCAGCCGTTCTGTTTCTTCGTCGTAATGGCGATGTTCGACAGGGATGATACTTTCCCAGTTGATCCGGTCGGTATCCAAGTCCTCGCGGGAATATCCGATCATGCGCAGGAATTCATTATTTGCGGCAGTGATCTTGTCGTGCGTGTCTGTGATGACGATACCAATGATGTCCGAGTTAACAAACCGGCGGAAGCGGGCGTCGCTCTGACGGAGTGCCTTTTCTGCCTGTTTCTCCGCGGTAACATCCCAGAACATTCCTTGCGTACCGATAATATTTTGTTCAGCATCACGGACCAAACCTTTGAGGACGTGGACATAAATATGTTCGCCGTCCTGTTTAACGTGTTCTTCAATATCCTCGAGTGCTTCGCCTGATTCGACAACGTGGGAATCGTCGCGACGATATTTTTCCGCCAGCTCATCGGGGAAGAGATCGTAGTCCGTTTTGCCCGCCAGTTCTTCCCAAGTGAGATTCATCGTCAGGCAGTACAGGTTGTTTGCAAAAATGAGGTGCCCGGCCAGGTCTTTCTGGAAAACATTCAGGGGCAAACTTTCGATGAGTGACTGATACCGGGCTTCGGTCGTCCGCAATTCCTGTTCAGCCTCTTTTCGGTCGATCGCATAGCGGAGGGCGTGTTCGAGTAGTGTCGGGTCAAGTTCGGAACGCTGGATATAATCCTGGGCTCCATCATGGACTGCTTCGTTTGCGATTTCGTCGTCATCGTCTTCACTGATCACTACTATGGGTAATCGGCTCTGCGCTTTGCGGATCTCTCGAAATGGGGCGAGGACATCATCGTGCGACATTTTCAAATCGAGTAAGAGAACGTCGTACTCTGCTTCTAGGAGAACCGCCATCGCTTCATCCACGGTACGAACGGTCGCCAGTACGAATCGAACCCGACTCGAATCGGCCAGCAGATACCGGATGATTTGGGAGTCCTGCGGATCTTCACAGATCAGCAGAACATAGATTTCTCGATTACGATCCAACATAAGTGTGCGCGCCGGCGAAGAAATGGAGATAGAGAGGGGAGGTCAGCTTGGGCATTATACACCATTGGAATTCGAAACAAAATCGCGAAAACTTTTCGTTTTCTCGCTTTCAGTGATCCACTCATGGCCCGTAAAGTGAGAGACGACCTGCACAAGTCGTAGTTTTACCAAGCTTCGCAGCGTGCTGAATGGCGAAACCAGACCGGATTGCAGTGGTTTTGGTGGCATTTTTCGCTGGGGATGGACTGAATTTAGAATTTGATTGATC is part of the Polystyrenella longa genome and harbors:
- a CDS encoding ATP-binding response regulator gives rise to the protein MPTILVVDDSAADRIRVGGLMKKIPDVNIVFASNGVEALEAIEDHIPDIVLTDLQMPEMDGLELVSTIKKEYRLIPVIILTGEGSETVAVQALQQGAASYVSKPRMAKDLRDIVERVLSTAEAQSAQTRLMTYRMTRNETEFCIENDPALISSLVSYLQEEVTRMRFCDETERLRVGIALDEAILNAYYHGNLEISSALREQDHQAYYNLAEERRHQDPYQSRRIHITATLTPEKATYIVRDEGAGFDQSTLPDPADPANLEKPCGRGVLLMKTFMDEIHFSETGNQVTLVKHRSKPFLDDCDDEEDDDDI
- a CDS encoding response regulator; translated protein: MLDRNREIYVLLICEDPQDSQIIRYLLADSSRVRFVLATVRTVDEAMAVLLEAEYDVLLLDLKMSHDDVLAPFREIRKAQSRLPIVVISEDDDDEIANEAVHDGAQDYIQRSELDPTLLEHALRYAIDRKEAEQELRTTEARYQSLIESLPLNVFQKDLAGHLIFANNLYCLTMNLTWEELAGKTDYDLFPDELAEKYRRDDSHVVESGEALEDIEEHVKQDGEHIYVHVLKGLVRDAEQNIIGTQGMFWDVTAEKQAEKALRQSDARFRRFVNSDIIGIVITDTHDKITAANNEFLRMIGYSREDLDTDRINWESIIPVEHRHYDEETERLLSETGKRPPLEMEYIRKDNSRIPVYVGMTQLSDEDSRKETIYFALDMTSQKQAEAALQAAKEAADSANRAKSDFLANMSHEIRTPMNAVIGMTELVLDTKLTGDQRDYLEMVLASAESLLSIINDILDFSKIEAGKLELECVPFELHENVGDTMKTLSVRAGKNWLELITDIRPNVPDVVVGDPHRLRQILINLVGNAIKFTPRGEVLLKVEVIEETEEDWELQFSVRDTGIGISPDKLDHIFDVFEQADTSTTRRFGGTGLGLSISRRLVDLMQGDIRVKSQMDKGSTFAFTARFLKADSDALPMKKLVMDQDLTGLRVLVVDDNANNRRILKEMLLSWNMYPVTASNVKQALEQLHHAQQHGQAFDLILSDVNMPDQDGFMLVEEIRKDKEISNPTILMLTSGDRPGDRDKCKSFEVAAYLIKPVKQSELFDTVISTIGGTSLLDDDQSPSTQTRVANGLNILLAEDSLANQKLAVGLLEKRGHHVSVVSNGKQAVLAVHKETFDVILMDVQMPEMDGFEATREIRNFEAGSERHTPIVAMTAHAMKGDRQRCLDQGMDGYLAKPIRSRQVYETIEFLAAANKEPSIKIVKVEPQEASLDTKPSELNNFLDNASDDEKRCIESALEAVDHDEELLRDFVSAVLIESPEVLTKAEQSLANENWDHLKRHAHTLRGTLRTLGMEETCELAAAVEKAAKAKQGEEAGIQLEKLKPQVERISEILKRYINLGPSS